One genomic window of Pocillopora verrucosa isolate sample1 chromosome 8, ASM3666991v2, whole genome shotgun sequence includes the following:
- the LOC131782729 gene encoding monocarboxylate transporter 12-like — protein sequence MFSCAVCKIFRDGHPSHKRESFWAWIVCFAAATNLAFTTGLVYSFGVLLPIFMDHFKESRERTAWVGSLPIALVPFFSIFASSLANRFGCRTVSVTGCMAFALSLVTASLAKNLTVLYVAFSVIGIGASCALVSGLVMVRKCFDKREAFALGIVSTGQGLGTMVLSQVLQYLTDAVGWRSTLRIMAAALVLNALLALLFDSKVDTENSESGEQLSSEEDGQRRKSKRFTFHCSVWKVPSVIALTITGVFFMFGRSIIYVLVVKYSVDRGMSSAASSRLVLFMGINIVLGRFVSGFLCSIKRLDNWFILQGMAITNGVSTMLLALANSYEWLVAYSVIFGFCDGAMGVLVNIIALTCVDPSKAGSAFGNVLLATSVVTLVGPPLSGFTVDKLGTYGPAFFMAGGALIVASFTPWILCCLRDRKTEKIEVSLEGYDDGTDT from the exons ATGTTTTCCTGTGCTGTCTGTAAAATATTTCGTGATGGTCACCCATCGCACAAAAGGGAAAGCTTCTGGGCTTGGATTGTTTGCTTCGCCGCTGCAACGAATCTGGCTTTCACCACTGGATTGGTTTATAGTTTTGGAGTGCTCTTGCCGATATTCATGGATCATTTTAAAGAAAGCCGAGAACGTACAG CCTGGGTTGGTTCGCTACCTATCGCCCTGGTGCCGTTCTTTTCCATATTTGCAAGCTCCTTAGCCAACCGATTTGGCTGCCGAACGGTGTCTGTGACGGGATGTATGGCATTTGCGCTCAGTTTAGTGACAGCTTCATTGGCTAAGAACTTGACCGTCTTGTACGTAGCCTTTAGCGTTATTGGGATTGGGGCTAGTTGTGCATTAGTGTCAGGTTTAGTAATGGTTCGAAAATGTTTTGACAAACGCGAAGCATTTGCTCTTGGAATCGTTTCAACGGGGCAAGGCTTGGGAACAATGGTTCTCAGCCAAGTTCTTCAATATCTTACTGACGCTGTCGGCTGGAGAAGTACATTGCGGATCATGGCAGCTGCTTTAGTTTTAAACGCATTGCTTGCTTTGCTTTTTGATTCTAAAGTGGACACAGAAAACTCTGAGAGCGGGGAACAGCTTTCAAGTGAAGAGGATGGACAGAGAAGAAAGTCCAAACGATTCACATTCCATTGCTCCGTATGGAAAGTTCCCAGTGTTATTGCGCTTACAATCACAGGAGTGTTCTTTATGTTTGGTCGTTCTATAATCTATGTGCTTGTG GTGAAATACTCCGTAGATCGTGGGATGTCTTCTGCAGCGTCGTCAAGGCTCGTTCTTTTTATGGGAATCAATATTGTTCTTGGCCGATTTGTGAGTGGCTTTCTGTGCTCCATCAAACGACTCGATAACTGGTTTATTTTACAAGGCATGGCAATCACAAACGGCGTCTCGACAATGCTCCTTGCCTTGGCTAACAGCTACGAATGGTTAGTCGCATATTCCGTTATATTCGGGTTTTGTGACGGGGCAATGGGTGTATTGGTTAACATCATAGCTCTGACATGCGTAGATCCCTCTAAAGCAGGTTCAGCCTTTGGTAACGTTTTGCTGGCGACGTCCGTGGTGACATTAGTTGGACCTCCTCTGTCAG GTTTTACCGTCGACAAACTTGGTACATATGGGCCTGCATTCTTCATGGCTGGCGGTGCTCTTATTGTAGCTTCGTTTACTCCATGGATACTGTGCTGTCTTAGAGACAGGAAAACTGAAAAGATTGAAGTATCTCTTGAAGGCTATGATGATGGAACCGATACTTGA
- the LOC131783015 gene encoding polycystin-1-like protein 2 encodes MPCGQRRSSYIKVYSVKANLTVGYNLIVIPKEQRFTARVGDIVGFYRNLSGAVLRRITAKQDESVYFIPARNMSNVSIHLSGAQPMKLSFDIKLHGSLGVGVSIVFSCLEKAGLYPLVTTFTNAISSHRVITFRSSITVQNPVAPLRLLYEEFIEVNTTKNITATVEQGTNVTCEWYIPNSSLTVHQSPYLKNNKTTEGGVFQYIALYNYLGYVYVKVTASNLVSQKSEDIILSVRQPIKGLRASLCHGAFAFENAETCFVSDATQGTEVGCTWEFGPDDYTAREMGKTVSRVFTSESQTNFTLHCYNKISRSSVPHSIQVIPNPLSINAPMNVQAGVPVKITCQVNWPGGIPALFFEQQGVKGMRGSDIVADPLLTLRASGYSNSSKGNVTMFQNFSRALYRRHKITCKSVGYPDLNIDHELKAIYSVKGINISSDCVLQAEIRTRCVFYVQLFRGDFPVFTWKIRESDNYSTFSVYKGKKITHRFVNTGIANITVNASNDVSFRTKTVQVFVYSTHTHKDVTLRHASVGLVGQAIVFSVEHFTNPHLLHFMWNWGDRSSSERAGSTLSHTFHHPGQYFITVNITSAVDNVVLAGHVSIQHRLSDLRIRHLAVMSSNLLLLEFEILQGDNVTYSLEYGDDSEKQVGFLRTLPNFVTVTHQYNERGIYRLSITANSAVGPSISVQQSVYISELPCIIHELRMLGAGDNSSHCPEIEQEYAYSLYSSLKINCSKYEELEYTWKIDNILNDTVTRVVPLSKEVLSSSALFLESQSLRNGLYKFILSVTAKPHGISKSVIGFLRVRMPKLLAVIDCGSKRVMPWNQDIILNASSSRDPNELCDSQGRSALSFEWFCDTNRNVSCFSGSIDNRGPALMFPPKYLDLNRKYKFVVVVTKGSRKAEATQSIEVMSGNFLPLCVRCKENCAHKLVPSKELVLDGVGCQDDTNTTCIWELYGPPPATGRISKRSVGEQLISISYAKQFQLDPRNLIPNRIYTILFNNDKSGFSAQYSVITDMFPTNGSCFVSPSEGQVIETQFIISCAGWRDEDSPLRYEFFLGNPEQGPMLLYYGWMPYSNGLFLPPGSKDNNHNVDLFVKISDVLGSYRIVPLQVKVTGFGAEADSVSSILKGIVCGPDSMLEKLLKVGEFQQATQLMTTVVTVLNSVSSQELASDSADINDRVEVRSTVIARLSQTCCSSPQSIRQALDGILQAIGVTAELSPEALEDSAIVLSNMAKALVIKFKSFQAANETREIIRGLSIILEASVSTSNEVKRQQNSGEIKDWIDDSNEARNKDHQEKCEQATNKSLEGVNYAAQKLLDYQRKGDPPSHVSSSLMKLTLTRQSPSNINDAALNGGEVTFQIPHEVKKDRLSSFNAVNTKVITMSQTPFISNDATPIDTPVSTLELLETSGKEIQIRDLTEPVSIFLSLNQSQIKDRNNMNGIIDPEENITFFKIDSDNKSALYFTINCSGVTSGYKLIITGRRNSKPSTDTFDFQWIITSCNTTLKRLISRKYLNTSEKLYLGVKLKAERNETNITAVTTKIRYGVSVMAIGCYYWSEKMQAWTTDGCEVGSMTTSEHVECRSNHLTWFGSRVFVPPNKLDLDIIASRISDPSNYAPVLSVLCVTFGLYFLVVIWARRQDRKDKNKTGLTLSPSNRPGDTHAYEVVICTGMRRHAGTTANVAMTLTGEKGESHAFLLKSSHRVTLARGCIDSFLLTTPETLGELSYIRMWHDNFGKDPAWFVKQISIREVDTDGIWHFVCERWLAVDEGDGMIDRIFPVTSNKELKEFRRLFLTKAYNDLTDSHLWFSVVWRPVQSPFTRVQRVSCCLSVLLCTMMANALWYESESGRYNAVQFGPFEFSWEQVSIGICSSLIVFPINLLLVQIFRHSRPKPTQNHCCLRPKPRPRFSSIQTEITTVKFGSGEGSALCIHSAGQYQSVRKCTSQGSPKYEDKGFSLESALRSAHFPALSISLATETPPDSTSDLRSLLTRYSPSRQSPTNDPEKSSNAPIAEHPSHKKGLPWWFVYIGWFLVILTSLTAASVTLLYGIQFGLKKSTQWLLSMFFSLTQDIFVSQPLKVVAFALFFAYIFKKPSKVAFSPKSQLKFDEELLQRQLQGLEEDFEERTEAPPIKVPTEDSIRRARDRAKKQRLMHAILLDIGTFLVFTLLVLLIAYGFRDQSAFRQNDAVAKILLQQTFSEEPGGFKPQRFAQIIRQRDMWDWAELAMLPTLYNLPSYFYTGKAPTFMEGESGFVVGVARLRQHRAKKDSCRVVPQVQNFFSRCSSQYGMTTEEEQAYTAGWGSPSNNSKTSLPGPWRYSSASDLDGYPYTGGVKTYSGGGYVLELSHIYYKALRQIKDSRAALWLDRHTRSIFIEFTFYNPNSNLFCAVTFLMEVFPTGGVFPHSEVLAYRLYRYVGDFQLFILACEVFFLIFVIYFTYREAKKIYKTKGRYFTEVWNLMDLAVMILCWIALSFYFICLGLRKWTLHLYRQNLTKFISFQYLSAWQLMFENVVGVTVFVICLKFIKLLKFNRRIFLLSCTLRHASRELLQYFIVLIIVFLAFSQLYHFLFASNYDSFSTLIGSMQKLLSVLLGQFDFEEMMGLHKILCALIFFLYTILTNFLFLNLLIAIIIESFEVVKRQNDQMQNEFEMLEFIMMYFRDLLGIRALNRATKESQSAFSNKAMNRPLYVSRKKRTERKESAKRLEKALDRLACYVNVINDIENEDDLLCCYISRRIRHNSLKKAKTADSRL; translated from the exons ATGCCTTGCGGGCAAAGACGCAGCAGTTATATTAAAGTGTACAGTGTGAAAGCCAATCTTACGGTGGGTTATAACTTGATTGTTATACCAAAGGAACAAAGGTTTACTGCACGGGTAGGAGACATTGTGGGCTTCTACAGAAATTTGTCAGGAGCTGTGCTGCGACGAATTACCGCTAAGCAAGATGAAAGTGTTTATTTTATTCCAGCGCGGAATATGTCTAATGTTTCCATACATCTTTCAGGAGCCCAGCCTATGAAGCTATCTTTTGATATAAAATTGCACGGCTCACTTGGCGTGGGAGTTTCGATCGTTTTTTCATGTTTAGAAAAGGCTGGACTCTATCCTCTAGTAACGACTTTTACCAACGCTATCAGCTCCCATAGAGTGATAACGTTCCGATCTTCAATTACGGTTCAAAACCCAGTGGCACCTTTGCGCCTGTTATATGAAGAGTTCATTGAAGTAAATACCACAAAAAACATTACCGCGACGGTGGAACAAGGCACTAATGTAACGTGTGAATGGTACATTCCTAACTCAAGTTTGACGGTACATCAGTCTCCTtatcttaaaaacaacaaaaccacCGAGGGAGGAGTTTTCCAGTACATTGCTTTGTACAACTATCTTGGAtatgtttacgtaaaagtgACTGCATCTAATCTTGTCTCTCAAAAGAGTGAAGATATCATTCTTTCTGTGCGTCAGCCGATAAAAGGTTTGAGAGCGAGCTTGTGTCATGGGGCGTTTGCGTTTGAAAACGCGGAAACGTGTTTTGTTTCCGACGCGACGCAAGGCACTGAAGTCGGATGCACGTGGGAATTTGGGCCAGATGATTACACCGCGAGGGAGATGGGTAAAACTGTCAGTCGTGTATTCACGTCAGAAAGCCAAACGAATTTTACTCTGCACTGCTATAATAAGATCTCACGGTCGTCTGTCCCTCACTCTATTCAAGTTATTCCTAATCCATTGTCCATTAACGCCCCTATGAACGTCCAAGCTGGTGTTCCCGTGAAAATAACTTGTCAAGTGAATTGGCCCGGGGGGATACCAGCCTTATTCTTTGAGCAACAGGGGGTGAAGGGGATGAGGGGAAGTGACATTGTGGCAGATCCTCTGTTAACACTGAGGGCGTCTGGGTACAGCAACAGCAGCAAAGGCAATGTgacaatgtttcaaaattttagcAGAGCTCTATACAGACGACACAAAATAACGTGCAAATCTGTTGGTTATCCTGACTTGAACATTGATCACGAATTGAAGGCAATTTACAGTGTAAAAGGAATAAACATTTCTTCGGACTGTGTTTTACAAGCCGAGATCAGAACGAGATGCGTATTTTACGTTCAACTCTTTCGCGGTGATTTTCCGGTATTTACTTGGAAAATCCGAGAATCTGACAATTATTCAACTTTCTCTGTctataaaggaaagaaaatcacCCATCGCTTTGTCAACACAGGAATAGCAAACATTACCGTTAACGCGAGTAATGATGTGTCCTTCCGCACAAAAACAGTCCAAGTCTTTGTGTATTCAACCCACACGCACA AGGATGTCACACTTCGTCACGCTTCTGTCGGTTTGGTTGGTCAGGCAATCGTCTTCTCTGTAGAACATTTTACAAATCCTCATCTTTTACACTTTATGTGGAACTGGGGTGATCGATCAAGCTCAGAAAGAGCTGGATCTACTTTATCGCACACCTTTCATCATCCGGGACAATACTTCATCACAGTGAATATTACCTCTGCGGTTGATAATGTGGTGTTAGCTGGTCACGTGAGCATCCAGCATCGCCTTAGTGATTTGCGTATCAGACACTTAGCTGTGATGTCATCCAACCTCTTGCTTTTGGAATTTGAAATTCTGCAAGGAGACAACGTCACATACTCGCTTGAATATGGCGATGATAGCG AGAAGCAAGTAGGATTTTTACGAACGTTACCCAATTTTGTGACAGTAACTCACCAGTACAATGAGCGTGGCATCTATCGTTTGTCCATTACAGCCAACAGTGCTGTCGGCCCTAGTATTTCAGTGCAGCAGTCGGTTTACATCAGTGAACTACCGTGTATCATACATGAACTACGCATGCTTGGTGCTGGAGATAACAGCAGTCACTGTCCTGAGATTGAACAAGAGTACGCATATTCACTTTACTCTTCTCTGAAAATAAACTGCTCGAAATACGAAGAACTAGAATATACGTGGAAGATAGACAATATATTGAACGATACCGTCACCAGGGTTGTCCCGTTATCGAAGGAAGTTCTGTCTTCGAGCGCACTCTTTCTCGAATCGCAATCACTCAGGAATGGTCTTTACAAATTTATCCTGTCAGTAACTGCAAAGCCTCATGGGATATCAAAATCTGTAATTGGATTTCTACGAGTGCGCATGCCGAAACTGCTGGCTGTCATAGACTGTGGGAGCAAAAGAGTTATGCCTTGGAATCAAGACATAATTTTGAATGCTTCTTCGTCACGTGACCCAAATGAGTTGTGCGACAGCCAAGGCAGAAGTGCTTTGTCATTTGAGTGGTTTTGTGACACCAATCGTAATGTCTCTTGTTTTAGTGGATCAATTGATAACAGAGGGCCCGCTTTGATGTTTCCACCGAAGTACCTTGATCTCAATAGAAAATATAAGTTTGTTGTTGTAGTAACCAAAGGATCCAGAAAGGCTGAGGCAACACAAAGCATAGAGGTTATGTCGGGCAATTTCCTTCCACTTTGCGTCAG ATGCAAGGAAAATTGCGCACACAAGTTAGTGCCCTCCAAAGAATTGGTCCTTGATGGTGTTGGTTGTCAAGACGATACGAACACAACCTGCATTTGGGAACTTTACGGACCTCCCCCAGCAACTGGGCGGATTTCAAAACGCTCTGTAGGTGAACAGTTAATCAGCATTTCTTACGCAAAACAGTTCCAGCTGGATCCGAGAAACTTGATTCCGAACAGGATTTACACAATACTCTTCAACAACGACAAAAGCGGCTTCTCGGCGCAGTATTCGGTAATAACCGACATGTTTCCGACTAATGGATCTTGTTTCGTGTCGCCTTCGGAAGGCCAAGTAATCGAGACACAGTTTATCATCAGTTGCGCGGGTTGGAGGGACGAAGACAGCCCTCTTCGGTACGAGTTTTTCCTCGGAAATCCCGAGCAAGGACCGATGCTGCTGTACTACGGGTGGATGCCGTATTCCAACGGATTGTTCCTACCCCCAGGATCTAAGGATAATAATCACAACGTGGATCTGTTCGTGAAAATTTCAGACGTTCTGGGATCTTACAGAATCGTTCCCCTTCAAGTGAAG GTGACAGGTTTTGGTGCCGAGGCTGATTCTGTTAGCTCAATTCTGAAAGGAATTGTCTGCGGACCTGACTCTATGCTGGAGAAACTTCTCAAGGTCGGAGAATTCCAACAAGCGACACAGCTGATGACGACCGTCGTCACGGTTTTAAACTCGGTTTCTTCTCAAGAGCTAGCCTCTGATTCTGCCGACATAAATGACCGTGTGGAG GTCCGAAGTACAGTGATCGCTAGACTTTCTCAGACGTGCTGTAGTAGTCCCCAGAGTATCAGACAAGCTTTAGATGGAATCCTTCAAGCCATTGGAGTAACCGCTGAACTATCACCTGAAGCTCTG GAGGATAGTGCAATTGTTCTCTCAAACATGGCAAAAGCATTGGTTATTAAATTCAAGAGCTTCCAAGCAGCAAACGAGACTCGGGAAATTATTCGAGGCTTGAGCATCATCTTGGAAGCGTCTGTGTCTACAAGCAATGAAGTAAAACGCCAACAGAATTCTGGTGAAATCAAAGACTGGATTGATGATAGCAATGAGGCAAGAAACAAAGACCACCAAGAAAAG tGTGAACAAGCCACTAACAAGTCCCTAGAGGGTGTCAATTATGCTGCGCAAAAACTATTGGACTATCAACGCAAGGGAGATCCTCCGAGTCACGTGTCCTCAAGCTTGATGAAATTGACCCTTACTCGCCAGTCTCCTAGCAACATAAATGACGCGGCGCTGAACGGAGGAGAGGTCACTTTTCAAATTCCGCACGAAGTAAAGAAAGACAGACTTAGTTCTTTCAATGCAGTCAATACAAAG GTGATAACCATGTCCCAGACCCCGTTTATTTCAAACGACGCCACTCCTATTGATACACCAGTGTCAACACTTGAGCTTTTGGAGACTTCTGGAAAGGAAATCCAAATCCGGGATCTAACAGAGCCTGTGTCCATATTCCTGTCgctaaaccaatcacagattAAAGATCGTAACAATATGAATGGTATCATTGATCCTGAAGAGAACATCACGTTCTTCAAGATCGATTCCGATAACAAAAGCGCACTTTACTTTACAATAAACTGTTCTGGGGTCACGAGCGGCTACAAACTAATCATTACTGGAAGGAGAAACTCGAAGCCTAGCACCGACACCTTTGACTTCCAATGGATTATCACCTCGTGTAACACCACTTTAAAACGACTCATATCGAGAAAGTATTTAAATACTTCGGAGAAGCTCTACCTCGGTGTGAAATTGAAGgcagaaagaaatgaaacaaatatcaCAGCTGTGACAACTAAGATACGATATGGCGTATCTGTAATGGCCATCGGCTGTTATTACTGGAGCGAGAAAATGCAGGCGTGGACCACAGATGGTTGTGAG gttggTTCAATGACCACATCAGAGCACGTTGAATGTCGTAGTAATCACTTAACGTGGTTTGGAAGCCGTGTTTTCGTTCCTCCCAATAAACTTGACCTGGATATCATAGCCAGCAGAATATCAGACCCCTCAAACTATGCCCCAGTCCTTTCTGTGCTCTGTGTCACGTTTGGTTTGTACTTCTTGGTTGTCATCTGGGCTCGTCGCCAGGATCgtaaagataaaaataag ACAGGCTTAACTTTGAGCCCGAGCAACAGACCAGGAGACACACACGCCTACGAGGTTGTCATTTGTACTGGCATGCGCAGACACGCTGGAACAACTGCTAACGTTGCCATGACTTTAACAGGAGAAAAAGGCGAAAGTCATGCATTTCTGCTTAAGAGCAGTCACCGAGTGACGTTGGCTCGAGGTTGCATCGATTCGTTTCTTCTAACGACCCCAGAGACCCTCGGCGAGCTTTCGTATATCCGGATGTGGCACGATAACTTCGGTAAGGATCCGGCTTGGTTCGTAAAGCAGATATCCATACGTGAGGTTGACACTGATGGAATCTGGCACTTCGTATGTGAACGTTGGCTTGCAGTAGACGAAGGTGATGGTATGATTGATAGAATATTTCCAGTAACAAGTAACAAGGAGTTGAAGGAGTTTCGACGCTTGTTTCTGACTAAAGCTTACAATGACCTTACTGACTCGCACCTGTGGTTTTCGGTTGTGTGGCGGCCCGTCCAGTCCCCTTTCACACGGGTTCAGCGCGTGTCTTGCTGTCTGTCCGTTCTATTGTGTACCATGATGGCCAACGCCTTGTGGTACGAGAGTGAAAGTGGCCGTTACAATGCTGTCCAGTTCGGtccttttgaattttcatggGAGCAAGTTTCCATTGGAATATGCAGCAGTCTTATTGTGTTTCCAATCAATTTACTTTTGGTGCAGATTTTCAGACACAGCCGCCCGAAGCCTACACAAAATCATTGCTGCTTAAGGCCAAAACCCAGACCACGATTCTCGTCTATTCAAACGGAAATCACCACAGTGAAATTTGGATCTGGGGAAGGCTCTGCACTTTGTATCCATTCCGCTGGTCAATACCAAAGTGTAAGAAAATGCACTTCTCAGGGATCACCAAAATACGAAGATAAAGGATTTAGCCTGGAATCTGCTCTACGTTCTGCTCATTTTCCTGCTCTTTCAATATCTTTAGCAACAGAGACTCCTCCTGATTCAACCTCTGATTTAAGATCTCTGCTAACAAGATACTCTCCATCTCGGCAGTCACCCACAAACGACCCTGAGAAGTCGTCGAATGCACCGATTGCGGAACACCCTTCCCATAAGAAAGGACTGCCTTGGTGGTTTGTCTATATTGGATGGTTTTTGGTTATATTAACCTCTCTAACTGCTGCATCGGTAACATTGTTGTACGGGATCCAGTTTGGTCTCAAGAAATCCACACAATGGCTTCTATCCATGTTCTTTTCGCTCACACAAGATATTTTTGTAAGCCAGCCGCTCAAAGTTGTCGCTTTCGCTTTATTTTTCGCGTATATCTTTAAAAAGCCCAGCAAAGTCGCATTTTCGCCAAAATCACAACTAAAATTTGATGAAGAACTGTTGCAGAGGCAGCTTCAGGGTTTGGAAGAGGACTTCGAGGAACGCACCGAGGCCCCTCCTATCAAGGTGCCGACAGAAGACAGTATCAGGCGTGCCCGAGACAGGGCAAAAAAACAACGCTTGATGCACGCTATATTGCTTGATATAGGGACTTTCCTCGTATTCACATTACTTGTTCTTCTCATTGCCTATGGCTTCAGAGATCAAAGCGCTTTTCGTCAGAATGACGCTGTCGCCAAAATTCTACTACAACAAACATTTAGTGAGGAACCAGGGGGGTTTAAGCCGCAGAGATTCGCTCAG ATCATTCGACAGAGAGATATGTGGGATTGGGCAGAGCTCGCAATGCTTCCGACACTGTACAACTTGCCATCGTACTTCTACACCGGAAAAGCTCCGACGTTTATGGAAGGAGAAAGCGGATTTGTGGTGGGTGTGGCTAGGTTGCGACAGCACAGGGCAAAGAAAG ATTCTTGTCGTGTGGTGCCCCAAGTACAAAATTTCTTCTCAAGGTGCTCCTCACAGTATGGAATGACTACAGAGGAAGAACAAGCTTACACTGCTGGCTGGGGGTCACCCTCAAACAACTCTAAGACTTCGCTACCAGGTCCCTGGAGATACAGCTCTGCCAGCGACTTAGATGGCTACCCTTACACGGGTGGTGTAAAAACATACTCGGGAGGGGGATATGTGTTGGAACTGTCTCACATCTATTACAAAGCCTTGCGACAGATCAAGGATTCCAGGGCTGCGCTCTGGTTGGACCGCCATACACGAAGCATATTCATCGAGTTTACATTCTACAACCCAAATAGCAACTTGTTCTGTGCGGTAACGTTTCTGATGGAGGTATTTCCAACAGGAGGAGTTTTCCCACATTCAGAGGTCCTTGCCTACCGCCTCTACCGTTACGTCGGTGATTTTCAATTGTTTATTCTCGCCTGTGAAgtctttttcttgatatttgtAATTTACTTCACATACCGAGAGGCTAAAAAGATTTACAAGACAAAGGGAAGGTACTTCACAGAGGTGTGGAATTTGATGGACCTTGCTGTAATGATTCTCTGCTGGATCGCTCTGtcgttttatttcatctgtctGGGATTGAGGAAGTGGACTTTGCATCTTTATCGCCAAAATCTCACCAAGTTCATTAGTTTCCAGTACCTTTCAGCTTGGCAGCTTATGTTCGAAAACGTGGTTGGTGTAACTGTGTTTGTCATTTGTCTCAAATTTATCAAACTGTTGAAATTCAACCGGAGAATATTTCTTCTTTCCTGTACATTGCGACATGCAAGCAGAGAACTCTTGCAATACTTTATCGTGTTGATCATTGTCTTTCTGGCATTTTCGCAgctttatcattttctttttgcaagcAACTACGACTCTTTCAGCACGCTGATTGGCTCCATGCAGAAACTTCTCAGCGTCCTCTTGGGACAATTTGACTTTGAAGAAATGATGGGATTGCACAAGATTCTTTGCGCGCTGATTTTCTTTCTCTACACCATCTTGACCAATTTCTTGTTTCTAAACCTTCTCATTGCCATCATAATTGAATCTTTCGAAGTAGTAAAACGGCAAAATGACCAAATGCAGAACGAATTTGAGATGCTGGAATTTATCATGATGTACTTCAGAGACCTCTTAGGCATACGGGCACTGAACAGAGCCACTAAGGAATCGCAGTCCGCGTTTTCTAACAAGGCCATGAACAGACCACTGTATGTGAGTAGGAAGAAACGTACAGAAAGGAAAGAGAGTGCTAAGCGGCTCGAGAAAGCCTTAGACAGACTGGCATGTTACGTGAATGTGATCAACGATATCGAGAATGAAGATGACTTGCTTTGCTGTTACATATCCCGGAGAATTCGTCATAACtctttaaaaaaggcaaaaactgcTGATTCTCGTTTATGA